The Candidatus Thorarchaeota archaeon genome contains a region encoding:
- a CDS encoding 50S ribosome-binding GTPase, translated as MIRVALIANPNVGKSVIFNNLTGGKQHTGNWPGKTVERKEGYFEHKGRKFEIIDLPGVYSLSARSEDEKVARQYLIDYRPEVVVNVLNAAQLERNLYLTLLLVELQLNLVIVLNMWDIVEAREDMIDVEKLSERLDAPVVVTTATKKAGMKDLKDAILEAVPEDLREEPTTHDGNSKEHLPGDIDRDDHLHYHPRHHHHGEYERLSPPPVKYGTEVERKLKKIVMLIEDKRELRERFPPRWLALRLFERDEEILSMIDDPELKKKILEITP; from the coding sequence ATGATACGAGTCGCCCTAATTGCCAACCCAAATGTTGGGAAGAGCGTGATATTCAACAATCTGACAGGGGGAAAGCAACATACTGGAAATTGGCCGGGTAAAACAGTTGAGCGAAAAGAAGGCTATTTCGAGCACAAAGGGAGAAAATTCGAAATTATTGATCTCCCAGGCGTGTACAGTCTAAGTGCTCGTTCAGAAGATGAAAAAGTAGCGCGTCAGTATCTAATCGATTATAGACCCGAGGTTGTGGTAAATGTTCTCAACGCTGCCCAGTTGGAAAGGAATCTGTATCTGACACTTCTTCTCGTAGAGCTACAGCTTAACCTTGTAATAGTGTTGAACATGTGGGACATAGTCGAAGCAAGAGAAGATATGATAGATGTTGAAAAGCTGTCTGAGCGTTTGGATGCGCCGGTAGTTGTAACTACGGCAACCAAGAAAGCAGGGATGAAAGACCTGAAAGACGCGATTCTGGAAGCAGTTCCTGAAGACCTTCGAGAGGAACCAACAACACATGACGGAAATTCGAAAGAACACTTGCCAGGGGACATTGACCGTGATGACCATTTGCACTACCATCCACGGCATCATCATCATGGAGAGTACGAGCGACTGTCTCCGCCCCCTGTCAAATATGGTACTGAAGTCGAGCGAAAGCTCAAGAAAATAGTGATGTTAATCGAGGATAAACGAGAGCTGCGAGAGCGATTTCCGCCACGATGGCTTGCTTTGCGGCTTTTCGAACGTGACGAAGAAATACTGAGTATGATTGACGATCCCGAATTGAAAAAGAAGATTCTGGAGATAACGCCATGA
- a CDS encoding ferrous iron transport protein A: protein MPYGPNTQGTKSEPRPLTSMPSGSHCVFVDIIRRNPKRKSKGRRGRHGSFGRGHRGHRSRRKEFREIQNRIMDLGLTRGATMKVLQGGCQGPVLIEVRGTRLALGQDLASRILVQAV from the coding sequence ATGCCATATGGACCAAACACTCAGGGGACAAAATCAGAACCAAGACCCCTTACTAGCATGCCTAGTGGAAGTCACTGCGTTTTTGTAGATATCATCAGGAGAAACCCAAAAAGGAAATCTAAGGGTAGAAGGGGAAGACATGGCTCTTTTGGACGGGGTCATCGGGGTCACCGAAGTAGAAGAAAAGAATTTAGAGAGATTCAGAATCGGATTATGGACTTAGGATTGACCCGAGGGGCCACGATGAAGGTGTTACAGGGAGGTTGTCAGGGGCCCGTGCTGATAGAAGTGCGGGGAACCCGGCTTGCACTTGGACAGGACCTTGCTAGTAGAATTTTGGTTCAGGCGGTGTGA